The sequence below is a genomic window from Flavobacterium lipolyticum.
GAGCATAAAAAAAAAGACTTCAATTACTTGAAGTCTTTTTCTATTTATTCCGAAACTGCTTTAGTCAACTAAAACAATTACTTTATTATCTTTCATTTCAACAGTACCTGATGCAATCTCTAATGTATAAGTTTGCTCGTTTACTTTTGTGAATTTACTCGCTACATCTTTAGAAAAATTAAACTTTGCAGAAGCAATTTTAACAGTTCCTTTTTCTAAAATAGAGACGATAGGAGCGTGATTATTCAATATTTGGAAACTTCCATCAACCCCAGGCAACGTTACTGATGTTACTTCTCCTGAAAATAATTTTGCTTCTGGTGATACTATATCTAAAATCATTTTTTTTTAGTTTACAGTCTCAGTTTACAGTCTCAGTACTGATTACTGCGACAGAATACTGAAAACTAGATTAAGCTTCAGCTAACATTTTTTCTCCAGCTTCGATAGCATCCTGAATAGAACCTTTCAAGTTGAAAGCTGCTTCTGGAAGATGATCTAACTCACCGTCGATAATCATGTTGAATCCTTTGATAGTATCTTTAATATCAACCAATACTCCAGGAATACCTGTAAATTGCTCCGCTACGTGGAATGGCTGAGATAAGAAACGCTGAACACGACGTGCTCTTGATACTGATAATTTATCTTCTTCAGACAATTCTTCCATACCTAAGATC
It includes:
- a CDS encoding F0F1 ATP synthase subunit epsilon encodes the protein MILDIVSPEAKLFSGEVTSVTLPGVDGSFQILNNHAPIVSILEKGTVKIASAKFNFSKDVASKFTKVNEQTYTLEIASGTVEMKDNKVIVLVD